The following is a genomic window from Lysinibacillus sp. G4S2.
AGTTGTTTCAGTAGAAAGCTTGCGAACTTCTTGTGCGACTATATTAAATCCGGCACCATGCTGACCTGCTCGTGCTGCCTCAATCGATGCATTTAATCCGAGTAAATTGGTTTGACGAGAAATATTTTTTATTAAATCGGTAATACCATTTGTTTTTTCAGCATCCTCTAAAGCAAATTGTGTTTGCTTATTAATTTCCTCGCTAGTTGCAGCTAGCTCCTCCGAATGAGAGGCAATTGTATGTACTTTATCCTGTAGGTTTTGGATAATGTCATTCATAGTAAGAATATATTTCTCCATTTGTAGAGAATGGTCAATAGGTATTCCAAAGGCTAGCGCGCCTACGATTTGCCCATTTTCACGAACGGGGAAAGAAAATGCGTTAAAAACCACACCATAATATTCTTTTGGTACAGGCTCATCAGTGCTTTTTCCTTTAAGTGGAAGATGTAAAATAGCATCATCTGGGTGAAGTTTTTGTCCGATTTTATAACCAGAATCTATCCGTTTCCCAGGTAAATAAGCAATAATACGCTCACTCTCTTTATCTACTAATCCAATCATGGACTCGCCCTTCATAGCTAAATGAATGTAAGGCAGTGACATTGTTAATGCTTCAAGAATTTTCATAGTAACCTCCTCGGTATATGTGCGCCCTATTAAATTGGGCATAATCCCGTTCTTCTAAAAAAACGTAATTTTTTGGAAAGTAATACTTCTTTAATTGTATGAAAAAAGGAAGTGAATAAAAAGACTATCTTAATACCATTATCCTTTTAAATTGTCCGAAATTAAGGTTCTAACTTTTTAATTTACTTAAAAAGCTAGATTTGCAAAGTAACGAATATTGCAGACGCGGTAATCATGGAGTATGTGCAATAG
Proteins encoded in this region:
- a CDS encoding methyl-accepting chemotaxis protein: MKILEALTMSLPYIHLAMKGESMIGLVDKESERIIAYLPGKRIDSGYKIGQKLHPDDAILHLPLKGKSTDEPVPKEYYGVVFNAFSFPVRENGQIVGALAFGIPIDHSLQMEKYILTMNDIIQNLQDKVHTIASHSEELAATSEEINKQTQFALEDAEKTNGITDLIKNISRQTNLLGLNASIEAARAGQHGAGFNIVAQEVRKLSTETTSATDNIESSLRSINYNLENLKQNMTQINGATNEQAQLVQDFSEIIDELTTLSMEMKGFMSKAMK